One part of the Bdellovibrio sp. KM01 genome encodes these proteins:
- a CDS encoding class I SAM-dependent RNA methyltransferase produces MTVTDPQTLIPCPYKDTCSGCQLLDHPYGKQVQSKTSELRGLLQSHELQIPEKIEFLSAGAGYLRDRLDFSLQDGRLGLYGKNAREIVDIEICAQLSPELQTWYTEFRKIKWPFTKGSIRLRVGPEGQRGVWLDFANVDIKALLDEQSILKNLQEHAFVEIGQRRKIPVWNGHEFKLKDPELNVWFTTWMGELAVKLYCHVASFTQPSLKANKLIADKISSWVNQFPQARIIEFGSGIGNLTLPALTAAKSVLACEIDALSLEGLEKTVLMLPSELKPHSQKLTIYRGDFQKKILQDFSQFDGVLANPPRSGLMGFLNPLEELSYDQRPPFFIYMSCFPESMAKDMQRLQSYGYEIKELVILDQFPQTNHYEVLGLLQRK; encoded by the coding sequence ATGACTGTAACTGACCCACAAACTCTTATTCCATGTCCTTACAAAGATACCTGCTCTGGTTGCCAGTTGCTGGATCACCCCTATGGAAAGCAAGTTCAAAGTAAAACTTCTGAGTTGCGTGGCCTTTTACAAAGTCATGAATTGCAAATTCCTGAAAAAATCGAGTTCTTAAGTGCTGGCGCGGGATATCTGCGAGACCGCTTGGATTTCAGTCTTCAAGACGGTCGCCTGGGTCTTTATGGTAAAAATGCTCGTGAAATCGTGGATATTGAAATTTGCGCTCAGCTTTCTCCAGAACTTCAGACTTGGTATACAGAATTCAGAAAAATCAAATGGCCTTTCACCAAAGGCTCCATCCGTCTGCGCGTCGGACCTGAAGGCCAACGTGGGGTTTGGCTTGATTTCGCTAATGTCGACATCAAAGCCCTTTTGGATGAACAATCCATTCTTAAAAATCTTCAGGAACATGCCTTCGTAGAGATCGGCCAACGCCGTAAAATCCCCGTCTGGAATGGACATGAATTCAAACTAAAAGATCCAGAATTGAACGTTTGGTTCACAACATGGATGGGCGAACTAGCAGTGAAACTTTACTGCCACGTTGCGAGCTTTACACAGCCAAGCCTTAAGGCAAATAAACTGATTGCAGATAAGATCTCATCCTGGGTGAATCAATTTCCTCAGGCACGCATTATTGAATTCGGTTCAGGAATTGGTAATTTAACGTTGCCAGCACTGACAGCGGCAAAATCAGTTTTAGCCTGCGAGATCGACGCACTTTCATTGGAAGGACTTGAAAAAACAGTTCTTATGTTACCTTCCGAATTAAAACCCCACAGTCAGAAATTAACAATTTACCGGGGAGATTTTCAAAAGAAAATTCTGCAGGATTTCAGTCAATTTGATGGAGTCTTGGCAAATCCTCCGCGCTCGGGCCTGATGGGCTTCTTAAATCCATTGGAAGAACTCAGTTACGACCAGCGACCGCCATTTTTCATTTATATGTCATGCTTTCCAGAGTCGATGGCGAAAGACATGCAACGTCTTCAGTCGTATGGATATGAAATCAAAGAGCTTGTGATACTGGATCAGTTTCCGCAAACAAATCATTATGAAGTTTTAGGCTTACTTCAAAGAAAATAA
- a CDS encoding M28 family peptidase, which produces MKLNVPESHGGAVAGSFVNSPNNLLSETRQLTFVGPKSGEGYFSPDGRYMIFQSEREPGNPFYQMYVMDLKNGETRRVSPGVGKTTCGWIHPSMKKVMFSSTHTDPDTKKKMAEEIENRKKAVKAKYSWSFDENYDIWTSNLDGKDLKRLTKEKGYDAEGAYSPDGKFIVFASNRAGYSEKLSADDQKLFEQDPSYMMDIYIMKADGTGVKRLTDFKGYDGGPFFSTDGKKITWRRFNAAGTTAEIYTMNIDGSEQKPVTHMKAMSWAPFFHPSGDYIVFGSSVLGFTNFELFIVDTAGKSDPVRVTFADDFDGLPVFTPDGKHLSWTHRNQKGDSQIVMAKWDDAQARRLLKLPSVDPSKASLSADINVEDLKTWIAYLTQNEFAGRSTGGAQEKIYTDKIAEAFKAWGLKPAGVHGTYFQSFEFTSGVSLGDKNLLELIGKGQTSYKISKDYEPLSFSKTGPISGAPIVFAGYGIKAPASDKEAAYDSYKGLDVKNKWVMVLTDLPANLPSTRRQYLNLYSRMQHKVTVAKNEGAIGLIAVHGPLSDLKDQFGKIKFEGSLSESSIAVIRLSTPVASGLLQNAGKDLKAEQALLDKGEPQPGFAIPSMYLKGNIDLQFQKSKGTNVIAEIPAKGATTSVLIGAHGDHLGLGMAGSSLAKKEEAGLPHGGADDNASGVAGVLELAHSYAGLQKTSPGKLKKNLIFAVWSGEELGNLGSTHFTKTLLGKKIEAYLNMDMVGRLRDRLFIQGLGSGDTWSAIAERVEAQTRLPLVAQEDPYLPTDSLALYMAGIPTAHFFTGAHSEYHTPRDTMDLINFEGLVKVLGVVKGFSDQIVMTSKPSVRYVKVASSQNNMEGRSFRVYVGTIPDYTQEGTKGVLLSGVSKDSPAEKAGLLEKDILIEFDNTKIDNIYDYVYALQAVKPNKETSMKVLRQGKVVELKVTPKLKE; this is translated from the coding sequence ATGAAATTAAACGTTCCCGAGTCTCATGGTGGAGCAGTCGCGGGTTCATTTGTAAATTCCCCGAACAATTTGCTCAGCGAAACACGTCAGTTGACCTTTGTTGGTCCTAAATCAGGCGAAGGATATTTCAGTCCTGACGGGCGCTATATGATCTTTCAAAGCGAAAGAGAGCCAGGAAATCCCTTCTATCAAATGTACGTGATGGATCTTAAAAATGGCGAAACACGCCGCGTGTCTCCGGGAGTGGGTAAAACCACTTGCGGGTGGATTCATCCTTCCATGAAAAAAGTGATGTTTTCTTCGACGCATACAGATCCTGATACGAAAAAGAAAATGGCAGAAGAGATCGAGAATCGCAAAAAAGCCGTGAAGGCCAAGTACTCCTGGAGCTTTGATGAAAACTACGACATTTGGACCTCGAATCTGGATGGTAAAGATCTTAAAAGACTGACGAAAGAAAAAGGTTACGACGCTGAGGGGGCCTATTCTCCTGATGGCAAATTCATTGTCTTTGCTTCAAACCGTGCGGGTTACTCCGAGAAGCTTTCGGCTGATGACCAAAAGCTGTTTGAGCAGGACCCTTCCTATATGATGGATATTTATATCATGAAGGCCGATGGCACTGGTGTGAAACGCCTGACAGACTTCAAAGGCTATGATGGCGGCCCGTTCTTTAGCACTGACGGCAAGAAGATCACGTGGCGTCGTTTCAATGCCGCAGGCACCACGGCTGAAATCTATACCATGAATATCGATGGCTCTGAGCAAAAACCAGTCACTCATATGAAGGCTATGTCTTGGGCGCCATTTTTTCACCCATCGGGTGATTACATTGTCTTTGGGTCCAGTGTCTTAGGATTTACAAATTTTGAACTCTTCATCGTTGATACCGCTGGAAAATCCGATCCTGTGCGTGTGACGTTTGCAGATGATTTCGATGGTCTTCCTGTATTCACTCCGGATGGCAAACATCTGTCCTGGACCCATCGTAATCAAAAAGGGGATTCCCAAATCGTAATGGCGAAATGGGATGATGCTCAGGCGCGGCGCCTTTTAAAGCTTCCTTCGGTGGATCCAAGCAAAGCTTCCTTGTCTGCTGATATCAACGTTGAGGATCTGAAAACCTGGATCGCATATTTAACACAGAATGAATTCGCCGGTCGCAGTACGGGGGGCGCTCAGGAGAAGATTTATACTGACAAAATTGCTGAAGCCTTTAAGGCCTGGGGGTTAAAACCTGCTGGAGTTCATGGGACTTACTTCCAATCCTTCGAATTTACTTCAGGTGTGAGTCTGGGAGATAAGAACTTACTTGAACTGATTGGCAAAGGTCAGACATCTTACAAGATTTCTAAGGATTATGAACCCCTGTCGTTCTCCAAAACCGGACCGATCAGTGGAGCGCCGATTGTGTTTGCAGGTTACGGGATTAAGGCACCAGCTTCTGATAAGGAAGCTGCCTATGATTCTTATAAAGGTCTCGATGTTAAAAACAAATGGGTTATGGTTCTAACGGATTTGCCTGCCAATTTGCCATCGACTCGTCGTCAGTATTTGAATCTGTATTCCAGAATGCAACATAAGGTGACGGTTGCAAAAAATGAGGGCGCTATCGGTTTGATAGCGGTTCATGGACCTTTAAGTGATTTGAAAGATCAGTTTGGTAAAATCAAATTCGAGGGGTCGCTGTCGGAATCCAGTATCGCAGTGATTCGCCTTTCTACGCCGGTGGCTTCTGGTTTATTGCAAAACGCAGGAAAAGATCTTAAAGCCGAGCAAGCTCTTTTAGACAAGGGGGAGCCTCAACCTGGATTCGCAATTCCTTCCATGTACTTGAAGGGAAATATTGATCTGCAATTTCAAAAGTCCAAAGGGACAAATGTGATCGCAGAAATTCCAGCAAAAGGCGCGACGACATCTGTATTGATTGGGGCCCACGGGGATCATTTAGGTCTAGGTATGGCGGGAAGTTCGCTGGCTAAAAAAGAAGAGGCCGGCCTTCCTCACGGGGGAGCTGATGATAATGCATCAGGAGTTGCGGGAGTCTTGGAGCTCGCTCATTCTTATGCAGGCTTGCAAAAAACATCTCCTGGAAAGCTTAAGAAGAACTTGATATTTGCAGTTTGGTCCGGTGAAGAGTTGGGGAATTTGGGGTCAACCCATTTCACAAAGACACTTCTGGGTAAAAAGATCGAAGCCTATTTGAATATGGATATGGTGGGGCGCCTGCGTGATCGCCTGTTTATTCAAGGATTGGGTTCGGGCGATACTTGGAGCGCGATAGCTGAACGCGTGGAGGCGCAAACGCGTCTGCCGTTGGTCGCTCAAGAAGACCCCTATTTACCAACAGATTCCTTAGCTTTGTATATGGCAGGTATTCCCACGGCTCATTTTTTTACGGGGGCGCATTCTGAATACCACACACCACGAGACACGATGGATCTGATTAACTTTGAAGGTCTAGTTAAAGTATTAGGTGTGGTTAAAGGCTTTAGTGACCAGATTGTGATGACTTCTAAGCCAAGCGTGAGATATGTGAAGGTTGCAAGCTCGCAAAACAATATGGAAGGTCGCAGTTTCCGTGTCTATGTGGGGACAATCCCAGACTATACACAGGAAGGCACGAAAGGCGTTTTGCTTTCAGGAGTTTCCAAAGACAGTCCAGCTGAAAAAGCTGGACTGCTTGAAAAGGATATCTTGATCGAGTTTGATAACACCAAAATCGACAATATCTATGATTACGTTTACGCGTTACAAGCGGTGAAGCCTAACAAAGAAACCTCCATGAAAGTTCTAAGGCAGGGCAAAGTTGTGGAGTTAAAAGTCACGCCGAAACTAAAAGAATAA
- a CDS encoding RDD family protein, with protein sequence MDFSVGTGFQGGPSRKRKGYRLALWSLMASFIDGLVLVAVSCAFLVLFSLLMKTNASIVIKNYFHTESQIMLLAEIYAVSAWVYLIATRVLTGSSIGEWACNIRLGQPHERLETRYVLRVLARSTLIVVTGVVTLPALSLILGGDLTGKLCGLRLFSLK encoded by the coding sequence ATGGATTTTTCGGTGGGCACCGGATTCCAGGGTGGTCCGTCACGTAAGCGCAAAGGTTATCGCCTGGCTTTATGGTCGTTGATGGCATCTTTCATTGATGGCTTGGTTCTGGTTGCGGTCAGCTGTGCTTTTTTGGTGCTGTTTTCGCTATTGATGAAGACCAACGCCAGTATCGTGATTAAAAACTATTTCCATACTGAATCGCAAATTATGTTACTGGCTGAAATCTACGCGGTGAGTGCATGGGTGTATCTGATCGCAACCCGTGTGCTGACGGGTTCTAGCATTGGCGAATGGGCCTGCAATATCCGATTGGGTCAACCCCATGAGCGATTAGAAACTCGTTATGTCTTGCGTGTATTAGCGCGCTCTACGCTGATCGTGGTGACTGGTGTTGTGACTCTGCCAGCACTGTCTTTGATTTTGGGTGGAGATTTGACCGGCAAGCTGTGCGGTCTTCGTTTATTTTCTTTGAAGTAA